From one Streptomyces mobaraensis genomic stretch:
- a CDS encoding TerC family protein, with translation MDVSLTLWLLTVAGLCALIAADFFIGGRKPHEVSLKEAGTWTVVWVVLAGLFGLGLLFLGGGQPAGEFFAGYITEKSLSVDNLFVFVLIMGKFAVPAAYQQRVLMVGVLIALVLRAVFIGAGAAIIANFSWVFYLFGAFLVWTAWKLIQEARAEEEEEEFEENRFLKAVERRFPSTDRYHGTKLFVVEGGRRLMTPMLIVMLAIGTTDVLFALDSIPAIFGLTQDAYIVFTANAFALMGLRQLYFLIGGLLRKLVHLSYGLSVILGFIGVKLVLHALHESGVAVPEISIPVSLGVICAVLAVTTVTSLRASAKAERAAAEGNREGADVHADV, from the coding sequence GTGGACGTCTCCCTGACGCTGTGGCTGCTGACCGTTGCCGGTCTGTGCGCCCTGATCGCCGCCGACTTCTTCATCGGCGGCCGGAAGCCGCACGAGGTCTCGCTCAAGGAGGCCGGCACCTGGACGGTCGTCTGGGTCGTCCTCGCCGGCCTGTTCGGCCTGGGCCTGCTGTTCCTGGGCGGCGGGCAGCCGGCGGGCGAGTTCTTCGCCGGCTACATCACCGAGAAGTCGCTGAGCGTCGACAACCTCTTCGTCTTCGTCCTGATCATGGGCAAGTTCGCGGTGCCCGCCGCCTACCAGCAGCGGGTGCTGATGGTCGGCGTGCTCATAGCCCTCGTCCTGCGGGCCGTGTTCATCGGCGCGGGCGCGGCGATCATCGCCAACTTCTCCTGGGTCTTCTACCTCTTCGGGGCGTTCCTCGTCTGGACCGCCTGGAAGCTCATCCAGGAGGCTCGGGCGGAGGAAGAGGAGGAGGAGTTCGAGGAGAACCGCTTCCTGAAGGCGGTCGAACGCCGCTTCCCCTCCACGGACCGGTACCACGGCACCAAGCTCTTCGTCGTGGAGGGGGGACGGCGGCTGATGACGCCGATGCTGATCGTCATGCTGGCGATCGGCACGACGGACGTCCTCTTCGCCCTGGACTCAATCCCGGCGATCTTCGGTCTGACCCAGGACGCGTACATCGTCTTCACGGCCAACGCCTTCGCCCTCATGGGCCTGCGCCAGCTGTACTTCCTGATAGGCGGCCTGCTGCGGAAGCTGGTCCACCTCTCGTACGGGCTGTCGGTCATCCTCGGCTTCATCGGCGTCAAGCTGGTGCTGCACGCTCTCCACGAGAGCGGGGTGGCGGTGCCGGAGATCAGCATTCCGGTCTCGCTGGGCGTCATCTGCGCGGTGCTCGCCGTCACCACCGTCACCAGCCTGCGCGCCTCCGCGAAGGCCGAGCGGGCCGCCGCCGAGGGGAACCGGGAGGGCGCTGACGTCCACGCGGACGTCTGA
- a CDS encoding MBL fold metallo-hydrolase, producing MAYTGAVKVGGPADVHELTDLMISKVAVGPMHNNAYLLRCRATDEQLLIDAAAEPHTLLSLIGDGGIASVVTTHRHGDHWGALREVVDATGARTYAGRYDAEGIPVPTDVPVEDGDTLRVGRVPLTAVHLVGHTPGSIALVYDDPHGHPHVFTGDCLFPGGVGNTHDDPAAFASLLGDVETKLFGRLPDETWVYPGHGADTTLGAERPHLAEWRERGW from the coding sequence ATGGCATACACGGGAGCGGTGAAGGTCGGCGGGCCCGCCGACGTACACGAGCTGACCGACCTGATGATCTCCAAGGTCGCGGTCGGTCCGATGCACAACAACGCCTATCTGCTGCGCTGCCGCGCGACGGACGAGCAGCTGCTGATCGACGCCGCCGCCGAGCCGCACACGCTGCTCAGCCTGATCGGCGACGGCGGGATCGCCTCGGTCGTCACCACCCACCGGCACGGGGACCACTGGGGCGCGCTGCGCGAGGTGGTGGACGCCACCGGCGCCCGCACCTACGCCGGGCGGTACGACGCGGAGGGCATCCCGGTGCCCACGGACGTGCCCGTCGAGGACGGTGACACGCTGCGGGTGGGCCGGGTGCCCCTCACCGCCGTCCACCTGGTCGGGCACACGCCGGGCAGCATCGCGCTGGTCTACGACGACCCGCACGGCCACCCGCACGTGTTCACCGGCGACTGCCTCTTCCCGGGCGGCGTCGGCAACACGCACGACGACCCCGCGGCGTTCGCCAGCCTGCTCGGCGATGTGGAGACCAAGCTCTTCGGGCGGCTTCCGGACGAGACCTGGGTCTACCCCGGGCACGGCGCGGACACCACCCTCGGCGCCGAGCGGCCGCACCTCGCGGAGTGGCGCGAGCGCGGCTGGTGA
- a CDS encoding maleylpyruvate isomerase family mycothiol-dependent enzyme: MADHEHDLALVGEATDRLLTAVAKLPESALAESSRLPGWTRGHVLAHLSRNADALVNVLAGRPMYADAAVRDADIERDAPRPLATHLADLRDSSRRFLETAAIPGDLSRTVTLRNGITDRASRVPFRRLIEVELHHVDLGIGYGLADLPAEFTDREIGFLARRFSGHPEVPALLLAAEDGREWRTGGTDGPRLRVSGPAPALLGWLAGRNDAAALDTGGSPVPALPPL; encoded by the coding sequence ATGGCTGATCACGAGCACGACCTCGCCCTGGTCGGCGAGGCCACCGACCGGCTGCTGACCGCCGTGGCCAAGCTCCCGGAGTCCGCCCTCGCCGAGTCCTCCCGGCTCCCCGGCTGGACCCGCGGCCACGTCCTGGCCCACCTCTCGCGCAACGCCGACGCCCTGGTCAACGTGCTCGCCGGACGGCCGATGTACGCCGACGCGGCGGTCCGGGACGCCGACATCGAACGGGACGCCCCGCGCCCCCTCGCCACCCACCTCGCCGACCTGCGGGACAGCTCCCGGCGCTTCCTGGAAACGGCCGCCATCCCCGGCGACCTCTCCCGTACGGTCACCCTGCGCAACGGCATCACGGACCGCGCCTCCCGGGTCCCCTTCCGGCGGCTGATCGAGGTCGAGCTGCACCATGTGGACCTCGGGATCGGCTACGGGCTCGCGGACCTGCCCGCCGAGTTCACCGACCGGGAGATCGGCTTCCTGGCCCGGCGGTTCTCCGGGCACCCCGAGGTGCCGGCCCTGCTGCTCGCCGCGGAGGACGGACGGGAGTGGCGGACCGGCGGCACGGACGGCCCCCGGCTCCGCGTCTCCGGCCCGGCGCCCGCGCTGCTGGGCTGGCTCGCCGGCCGGAACGACGCCGCCGCCCTGGACACCGGCGGGAGCCCGGTCCCGGCACTGCCGCCGCTGTGA
- the uvrA gene encoding excinuclease ABC subunit UvrA translates to MADRLIVRGAREHNLKNVSLDLPRDSLIVFTGLSGSGKSSLAFDTIFAEGQRRYVESLSSYARQFLGQMDKPDVDFIEGLSPAVSIDQKSTSRNPRSTVGTITEVYDYLRLLFARIGKPHCPECRRPISRQSPQAIVDRVLELPEGSRFQVLSPLVRERKGEYVDLFSDLQTKGYSRARVDGQTIQLTEPPKLKKQEKHTIEVVVDRLTVKSSAKRRLTDSVETALGLSGGMVILDFVDLPEDDPERERMYSEHLYCPYDDLSFEEMEPRSFSFNSPFGACPDCTGIGTRMEVDPELIVPDEDKSLDEGAISPWAHGQSKDYFHRLVSALADELGFRTDIPWAGLPQRAKKALLNGHRTQVEVRYRNRYGRERAYTTSFEGVIPFVKRRHSEAESDSSRERFEGYMREVPCPTCEGTRLKPVVLAVTIQDRSIAEVSAMSISECADFLRDMTLTGREKKIAERVLKEVNERLRFLVDVGLDYLSLNRAAGTLSGGEAQRIRLATQIGSGLVGVLYVLDEPSIGLHQRDNHRLIETLVRLRDMGNTLIVVEHDEDTIKVADWVVDIGPGAGEHGGKVVHSGPLAELLANEASMTGQYLSGRRAIATPEGRRPIDKKRALTVRGARENNLRDIDVSFPLGVLTAVTGVSGSGKSTLVNDILYTHLARELHGARTVPGRHTRVDGDDLVDKVVHVDQSPIGRTPRSNPATYTGVFDNIRKLFAETMEAKVRGYLPGRFSFNVKGGRCENCSGDGTIKIEMNFLPDVYVPCEVCHGARYNRETLEVHYKGKSIAEVLDMPIEEALGFFEAVPTIARHLRTLHEVGLGYVRLGQPAPTLSGGEAQRVKLASELQKRSTGRTVYVLDEPTTGLHFEDINKLISVLSGLVDKGNSVIVIEHNLDVIKTADWIVDMGPEGGKNGGMVIAEGTPEEVAAVEDSHTGRFLREMLGERVADPDPEDAPKRGTAGRRAPAKKTAAKAAAGRSAAGKSAAGKSAAAKKTAAKKAPAKAAAKKAAGRRA, encoded by the coding sequence GTGGCAGACCGTCTCATCGTCCGTGGCGCGCGCGAGCACAACCTCAAGAACGTCTCGCTCGACCTCCCCCGTGACTCCCTCATCGTCTTCACGGGTCTTTCCGGGTCGGGCAAGTCGTCCCTCGCCTTCGACACGATCTTCGCCGAGGGGCAGCGCCGTTACGTCGAGTCGCTCTCCTCGTACGCACGGCAGTTCCTGGGCCAGATGGACAAGCCCGACGTGGACTTCATCGAGGGCCTGTCCCCGGCCGTGTCCATCGACCAGAAGTCGACCTCGCGCAACCCGCGCTCCACGGTCGGCACGATCACCGAGGTTTACGACTACCTCCGTCTGCTGTTCGCCCGGATCGGCAAGCCGCACTGCCCCGAGTGCCGGCGGCCGATCTCCCGGCAGTCGCCGCAGGCCATCGTCGACCGGGTGCTGGAGCTGCCCGAGGGCAGCCGCTTCCAGGTCCTGTCGCCGCTGGTGCGCGAGCGCAAGGGCGAGTACGTCGACCTCTTCTCCGACCTCCAGACCAAGGGCTACAGCCGCGCCCGGGTGGACGGCCAGACGATCCAGCTCACCGAGCCGCCCAAGCTGAAGAAGCAGGAGAAGCACACCATCGAGGTGGTCGTCGACCGCCTCACCGTCAAGAGCAGCGCCAAGCGCCGGCTGACCGACTCGGTCGAGACCGCGCTGGGCCTGTCCGGCGGCATGGTCATCCTGGACTTCGTCGACCTCCCCGAGGACGACCCCGAGCGTGAGCGGATGTACTCCGAGCACCTCTACTGCCCGTACGACGACCTCTCCTTCGAGGAGATGGAGCCGCGCTCCTTCTCCTTCAACTCGCCCTTCGGCGCCTGCCCGGACTGCACCGGCATCGGCACCCGCATGGAGGTCGACCCGGAGCTGATCGTCCCGGACGAGGACAAGAGCCTGGACGAGGGAGCGATCAGCCCCTGGGCGCACGGCCAGAGCAAGGACTATTTCCACCGCCTGGTCTCCGCCCTCGCCGACGAGCTGGGCTTCCGCACCGACATCCCCTGGGCGGGGCTGCCGCAGCGCGCCAAGAAGGCCCTGCTGAACGGCCACCGCACCCAGGTCGAGGTGCGCTACCGCAACCGGTACGGCCGCGAGCGCGCGTACACCACCTCGTTCGAGGGCGTCATCCCGTTCGTCAAGCGGCGGCACTCCGAGGCGGAGAGCGACTCCAGCCGCGAGCGCTTCGAGGGCTATATGCGCGAGGTGCCGTGCCCGACCTGTGAGGGCACCCGCCTCAAGCCGGTCGTGCTGGCGGTCACCATCCAGGACCGGTCCATCGCGGAGGTCTCCGCGATGTCCATCAGCGAATGCGCCGACTTCCTGCGGGACATGACGCTCACCGGCCGCGAGAAGAAGATCGCCGAGCGCGTCCTCAAGGAGGTCAACGAGCGGCTCCGCTTCCTCGTCGACGTCGGCCTGGACTACCTCTCGCTCAACCGCGCGGCGGGCACCCTCTCCGGCGGCGAGGCGCAGCGCATCCGGCTCGCCACGCAGATCGGCTCCGGCCTGGTCGGCGTGCTCTACGTGCTGGACGAGCCGTCCATCGGTCTGCACCAGCGCGACAACCACCGGCTCATCGAGACGCTGGTGCGCCTGCGGGACATGGGCAACACCCTGATCGTCGTCGAGCACGACGAGGACACCATCAAGGTCGCCGACTGGGTCGTGGACATCGGCCCGGGCGCCGGCGAGCACGGCGGCAAGGTCGTGCACAGCGGCCCGCTGGCCGAGCTGCTGGCCAACGAGGCGTCGATGACCGGGCAGTACCTCTCCGGTCGGCGGGCCATCGCCACCCCGGAGGGGCGGCGTCCGATCGACAAGAAGCGCGCGCTGACCGTGCGCGGCGCCCGGGAGAACAACCTGCGCGACATCGACGTGTCGTTCCCGCTCGGGGTGCTCACGGCCGTCACCGGTGTCTCGGGTTCCGGCAAGTCGACGCTGGTCAACGACATCCTGTACACGCACCTGGCCCGCGAGCTGCACGGCGCCCGCACGGTCCCCGGCCGGCACACCCGGGTGGACGGCGACGACCTGGTCGACAAGGTCGTCCACGTCGACCAGTCGCCGATCGGCCGGACGCCGCGCTCCAACCCGGCCACGTACACCGGGGTGTTCGACAACATCCGCAAGCTCTTCGCGGAGACGATGGAGGCGAAGGTCCGCGGCTACCTGCCCGGCCGCTTCTCCTTCAACGTCAAGGGCGGCCGCTGCGAGAACTGCTCCGGCGACGGCACCATCAAGATCGAGATGAACTTCCTGCCGGACGTCTACGTGCCGTGCGAGGTCTGCCACGGTGCGCGGTACAACCGCGAGACCCTGGAGGTGCACTACAAGGGCAAGTCCATCGCCGAGGTGCTGGACATGCCGATCGAGGAGGCGCTCGGCTTCTTCGAGGCGGTTCCGACGATCGCGCGCCACCTGCGGACCCTCCACGAGGTCGGCCTCGGATACGTGCGCCTCGGGCAGCCGGCCCCGACGCTGTCCGGCGGCGAGGCACAGCGCGTCAAGCTCGCGAGCGAGTTGCAGAAGCGCTCGACGGGCCGCACGGTGTACGTCCTCGACGAGCCGACCACCGGTCTGCACTTCGAGGACATCAACAAGCTGATCTCGGTGCTGTCGGGTCTGGTCGACAAGGGCAACAGTGTGATCGTCATCGAGCACAACCTCGATGTGATCAAGACGGCCGACTGGATCGTCGACATGGGCCCGGAAGGCGGCAAGAACGGCGGCATGGTCATCGCCGAGGGCACGCCGGAGGAGGTCGCGGCCGTCGAGGACAGCCACACCGGCCGGTTCCTGCGGGAGATGCTCGGCGAGCGGGTGGCCGACCCGGACCCGGAGGACGCCCCGAAGCGGGGCACCGCGGGGCGGCGGGCGCCCGCGAAGAAGACCGCCGCGAAGGCGGCGGCCGGCAGGTCGGCCGCGGGGAAGTCCGCGGCGGGCAAGTCGGCGGCGGCGAAGAAGACCGCGGCCAAGAAGGCGCCGGCCAAGGCGGCGGCCAAGAAGGCGGCTGGGCGCCGGGCCTGA
- a CDS encoding QcrA and Rieske domain-containing protein, protein MTSPQPAPCCASRRTVLRGAALAGAAGLGVTACGGTEGGRPSSTPTAPVELGAAGDVPVGGARLYREERVLVTRPKKDEYRAFSAVCTHAGCVVSKIEDGKVLCGCHGSEFDANTGKVLRGPASVPLPEVPVRVAGDRLVAGPKS, encoded by the coding sequence ATGACCAGCCCGCAGCCGGCGCCCTGCTGCGCCTCTCGCCGTACCGTCCTGCGGGGGGCCGCGCTCGCGGGCGCGGCCGGGCTGGGCGTCACCGCCTGCGGCGGCACGGAGGGCGGCAGGCCCTCGTCGACGCCCACCGCCCCCGTCGAGCTGGGCGCGGCGGGCGACGTCCCGGTCGGCGGGGCGCGTCTGTACCGGGAGGAGCGGGTGCTGGTCACCCGGCCGAAGAAGGACGAGTACCGGGCGTTCAGTGCAGTCTGCACCCACGCGGGCTGCGTCGTCTCGAAGATCGAGGACGGGAAGGTGCTCTGCGGCTGCCACGGCAGCGAGTTCGACGCGAACACCGGCAAGGTGCTGCGGGGCCCGGCCTCCGTCCCGCTGCCCGAGGTGCCGGTACGGGTGGCCGGCGACCGGCTGGTGGCGGGCCCGAAGAGCTGA
- a CDS encoding papain-like cysteine protease family protein, with amino-acid sequence MIALPAATATAAPTGHELRGANRLNISMQAQQKDNWCWAASGNTIATWFGRKYSQNQFCNAAFNRQQGTDCPNNQANLGNVQNALRWAGIKSGSYVDGWLRYPTVQSEINANRPIETRIGWKSGGGHMHVVYGYDDSNSMVYWGDPWPSSNRYNWASHSWYVNNNQFAWTHSLYRIGG; translated from the coding sequence CTGATCGCGCTGCCCGCCGCCACCGCCACGGCCGCCCCCACCGGCCACGAGCTGCGCGGCGCCAACCGGCTCAACATCTCCATGCAGGCCCAGCAGAAGGACAACTGGTGCTGGGCCGCCTCCGGCAACACCATCGCCACCTGGTTCGGCCGCAAGTACAGCCAGAACCAGTTCTGCAACGCCGCCTTCAACCGGCAGCAGGGCACCGACTGCCCCAACAACCAGGCCAACCTGGGCAACGTCCAGAACGCCCTGCGCTGGGCCGGCATCAAGAGCGGCTCGTACGTGGACGGCTGGCTGCGCTACCCGACCGTGCAGAGCGAGATCAACGCCAACCGGCCCATCGAGACACGCATCGGCTGGAAGTCCGGCGGCGGTCACATGCACGTCGTCTACGGCTACGACGACTCCAACAGCATGGTCTACTGGGGCGACCCGTGGCCGAGCAGTAACCGCTACAACTGGGCATCGCACAGCTGGTACGTCAACAACAACCAGTTCGCCTGGACGCATTCGCTCTACCGGATCGGCGGGTGA
- the uvrC gene encoding excinuclease ABC subunit UvrC, producing the protein MADPSSYRPKPGQIPDSPGVYRFRDEHGRVIYVGKAKSLRQRLSSYFQDLAGLHPRTRTMVTTAASVEWTVVGTEVEALQLEYSWIKEYDPRFNVKYRDDKSYPYLAVTLNEEFPRVQVMRGAKKKGVRYFGPYAHAWAIRETVDLMLRVFPVRTCSAGVFKRSAQIGRPCLLGYIGKCSAPCVGRVTPEEHRELADEFCDFMAGRTGAYLRRLERHMQEAAEEMEYEKAARLRDDIGALRRAMEKNAVVLADATDADLIAVAEDELEAAVQIFHVRGGRVRGQRGWVTDKVEAVDTAGLVEHALQQLYGEEQGDAVPKEVLVPALPDPVEPVAEWLTARRGSRVDLRIPQRGDKKDLMATVQRNAQQALVLHKTKRASDLTTRSRALEEIAEALGLDSAPLRVECFDISHLQGQDVVASMVVFEDGLARKSEYRRFQIKGFEGQDDVRSMHEVVSRRFRRYLRESQKTGEWTVEEADGPEEDTAGPRDDNGRPKRFAYPPQLVVVDGGRPQVQAARRALDELGIADVAVCGLAKRLEEVWLPDEEDPVVLPRTSEGLYLLQRVRDEAHRFAIAYQRGKRAKTMKASPLDAVAGLGGSRKQALLKHFGSVKKLRAATVEQICEVPGVGRKTALAVAAALAESAPPAPAVNMATGEILDESEG; encoded by the coding sequence ATGGCCGACCCCAGCAGCTACCGACCCAAGCCGGGACAGATCCCCGACTCGCCCGGGGTGTACCGGTTCCGTGACGAGCACGGCCGGGTGATCTACGTCGGGAAGGCGAAGAGCCTGCGCCAGCGGCTCTCCTCGTACTTCCAGGACCTCGCCGGTCTGCACCCGCGCACCCGCACGATGGTCACCACCGCCGCCTCCGTCGAGTGGACCGTCGTGGGCACCGAGGTCGAGGCGCTGCAGCTCGAGTACTCCTGGATCAAGGAGTACGACCCGCGCTTCAACGTGAAGTACCGGGACGACAAGAGCTATCCCTACCTGGCCGTCACCCTGAACGAGGAGTTCCCGCGCGTGCAGGTCATGCGCGGCGCCAAGAAGAAGGGCGTGCGCTACTTCGGGCCCTACGCGCACGCCTGGGCGATCCGCGAGACCGTCGACCTGATGCTCCGCGTCTTCCCCGTCCGCACCTGCTCCGCCGGGGTGTTCAAGCGCTCCGCCCAGATCGGCCGCCCCTGCCTGCTCGGCTACATCGGCAAGTGCTCCGCCCCCTGCGTCGGCCGCGTCACCCCCGAGGAGCACCGCGAACTGGCCGACGAGTTCTGCGACTTCATGGCCGGCCGCACCGGCGCCTACCTCCGCCGGCTGGAGCGGCACATGCAGGAGGCGGCCGAGGAGATGGAGTACGAGAAGGCCGCCCGGCTCCGCGACGACATAGGGGCGCTGCGGCGCGCCATGGAGAAGAACGCCGTCGTCCTCGCCGACGCCACCGACGCCGACCTGATCGCCGTGGCCGAGGACGAGCTGGAGGCGGCCGTGCAGATCTTCCACGTCCGCGGCGGCCGGGTGCGCGGCCAGCGCGGCTGGGTGACCGACAAGGTCGAGGCGGTGGACACCGCGGGCCTGGTCGAGCACGCGCTCCAGCAGCTCTACGGCGAGGAGCAGGGCGACGCGGTGCCCAAGGAGGTCCTCGTCCCCGCCCTGCCGGACCCCGTCGAGCCGGTCGCCGAGTGGCTGACCGCCCGCCGCGGCTCCCGCGTCGACCTGCGCATCCCGCAGCGCGGCGACAAGAAGGACCTGATGGCGACGGTCCAGCGGAACGCCCAGCAGGCGCTGGTCCTGCACAAGACCAAGCGCGCCTCCGACCTGACCACCCGCTCCCGCGCCCTGGAGGAGATCGCCGAGGCCCTGGGGCTGGACTCGGCGCCGCTGCGCGTCGAGTGCTTCGACATCTCCCACCTCCAGGGGCAGGACGTGGTGGCGTCCATGGTCGTCTTCGAGGACGGCCTCGCGCGGAAGAGCGAGTACCGCCGCTTCCAGATCAAGGGCTTCGAGGGGCAGGACGACGTCCGGTCCATGCACGAGGTCGTCTCCCGCCGTTTCCGCCGCTATCTGCGGGAGAGCCAGAAGACGGGGGAGTGGACCGTAGAGGAAGCCGACGGTCCGGAGGAGGACACCGCCGGCCCCCGCGACGACAACGGCCGCCCCAAGCGCTTCGCCTACCCGCCGCAGCTCGTCGTGGTCGACGGCGGCCGGCCCCAGGTGCAGGCCGCCCGCCGGGCCCTGGACGAGCTGGGCATCGCCGACGTCGCCGTCTGCGGCCTCGCCAAGCGCCTGGAGGAGGTCTGGCTGCCGGACGAGGAGGATCCGGTCGTCTTGCCGCGCACCAGCGAGGGCCTCTACCTGCTCCAGCGCGTCCGCGACGAGGCGCACCGCTTCGCCATCGCCTACCAGCGCGGCAAGCGCGCCAAGACGATGAAGGCGTCCCCGCTGGACGCCGTCGCCGGCCTGGGCGGCAGCCGCAAGCAGGCGCTGCTCAAGCACTTCGGCTCGGTGAAGAAGCTGCGCGCGGCCACGGTCGAGCAGATCTGCGAGGTGCCCGGCGTCGGCCGGAAGACCGCGCTGGCCGTCGCCGCCGCCCTGGCCGAAAGCGCCCCGCCCGCCCCGGCCGTCAATATGGCGACGGGCGAGATCCTGGACGAGTCCGAGGGATGA
- the rapZ gene encoding RNase adapter RapZ — translation MNAHDRDGAKVSTGTTADTTGEAAGIPELVIISGMSGAGRSTAAKCLEDLGWFVVDNLPPALIPTMVDLGARSQGNVARIAVVVDVRGRRFFDNLRESLADLAAKKVKRRVIFLEASDDALVRRFESVRRPHPLQGSGRIVDGIAAERDLLRELRGDADLVIDTSSLNVHELRAKMDAQFAGEEEPELRATVMSFGYKYGLPVDADLVVDCRFLPNPHWVPELRPFTGLNEEVSGYVFNQPGAKEFLDRYTELLQLIAAGYRREGKRYVTIAVGCTGGKHRSVAMSEKLAHRLVSEGVETVVVHRDMGRE, via the coding sequence ATGAACGCACACGATCGGGACGGAGCAAAGGTGAGTACGGGCACGACGGCGGACACGACCGGCGAGGCGGCGGGCATCCCCGAGCTGGTCATCATCTCGGGCATGTCGGGGGCGGGCCGCAGCACCGCCGCCAAGTGCCTGGAGGACCTCGGCTGGTTCGTCGTCGACAACCTGCCGCCCGCCCTCATCCCCACCATGGTCGACCTCGGCGCCCGCTCCCAGGGCAACGTGGCGCGGATCGCCGTGGTCGTCGACGTCCGCGGCCGGCGGTTCTTCGACAACCTTCGCGAGTCCCTCGCGGACCTCGCCGCCAAGAAGGTCAAGCGCCGGGTGATCTTCCTGGAGGCGTCCGACGACGCCCTGGTCCGCCGCTTCGAGTCGGTCCGCCGTCCGCATCCCCTCCAGGGCTCCGGCCGCATCGTCGACGGCATCGCCGCCGAGCGCGACCTGCTCCGCGAGCTGCGCGGCGACGCCGACCTGGTCATCGACACCTCCAGCCTCAACGTCCACGAGCTGCGCGCCAAGATGGACGCCCAGTTCGCCGGCGAAGAGGAGCCCGAGCTCCGCGCCACCGTCATGTCCTTCGGCTACAAGTACGGCCTGCCCGTCGACGCCGACCTGGTGGTGGACTGCCGCTTCCTGCCCAACCCGCACTGGGTCCCCGAGCTGCGCCCCTTCACCGGCCTCAACGAGGAGGTCTCGGGCTACGTCTTCAACCAGCCCGGTGCCAAGGAGTTCCTCGACCGCTACACCGAGCTGCTCCAGCTCATCGCGGCCGGCTACCGCCGCGAGGGCAAGCGGTACGTGACGATCGCCGTGGGCTGCACGGGCGGCAAGCACCGCTCGGTGGCCATGTCCGAGAAGCTCGCCCACCGCCTCGTCTCGGAGGGTGTCGAGACCGTCGTCGTTCACCGGGACATGGGGCGCGAGTGA
- a CDS encoding gluconeogenesis factor YvcK family protein produces MTGRGFRMRRARRVVPGGPRGAERRLQRRTQPKVVALGGGRGLSASLAALRRITGDLTAVVTVADDGGSSGRLRDELGVLPPGDLRKALAALCGDDDWGRTWSRVVQHRFASEGDLHGHAVGNLLIVALWEQLGDHVQALDLVGKLLGAHGRVLPMSAVPLELQALVRGHDPREPDAVTTVRGQATVALTPGEVHSVHVVPEDPPAVPEAVEAVLDADWVVLGPGSWFSSVIPHLLVPELLTALQETKARRVLSLNLAPQPGETEGFSPQRHLEVLARHAPKLALDVVLADEAAVPDRDSLRDAAKRLGGTVELAPVAAQGSSATHDPELLAAAYDRIFRMHGRIGPWR; encoded by the coding sequence GTGACCGGCCGCGGTTTCCGGATGCGCCGCGCCCGCCGGGTCGTCCCCGGCGGTCCGCGCGGCGCCGAGCGGCGCCTCCAGCGCCGCACCCAGCCCAAGGTCGTCGCCCTCGGCGGCGGCCGCGGGCTGTCCGCCTCGCTCGCCGCGCTGCGCCGGATCACCGGCGACCTGACGGCCGTGGTCACCGTCGCCGACGACGGCGGCTCCAGCGGCCGGCTGCGCGACGAGCTCGGCGTGCTGCCCCCGGGCGACCTGCGCAAGGCCCTCGCCGCGCTGTGCGGCGACGACGACTGGGGGCGCACCTGGTCGCGCGTCGTCCAGCACCGCTTCGCCAGCGAGGGCGACCTGCACGGCCACGCCGTCGGCAACCTGCTGATCGTCGCCCTCTGGGAGCAGCTCGGCGACCACGTCCAGGCCCTCGACCTGGTCGGCAAGCTGCTCGGCGCGCACGGCCGGGTGCTGCCCATGTCCGCCGTCCCGCTGGAGCTCCAGGCGCTGGTCCGCGGCCACGACCCCCGCGAGCCGGACGCCGTCACCACGGTCCGCGGCCAGGCCACCGTGGCCCTCACCCCGGGCGAGGTGCACTCCGTGCACGTGGTTCCGGAGGACCCGCCCGCCGTGCCCGAGGCCGTGGAGGCGGTGCTGGACGCCGACTGGGTGGTGCTCGGCCCGGGCTCCTGGTTCTCCTCGGTGATCCCGCATCTGCTGGTCCCCGAGCTGCTGACCGCCCTGCAGGAGACCAAGGCCCGCCGGGTGCTCTCGCTGAACCTCGCCCCCCAGCCCGGCGAAACCGAGGGCTTCTCCCCGCAGCGTCATTTGGAGGTTTTGGCCCGACACGCCCCTAAACTCGCCCTGGACGTGGTGCTGGCCGACGAGGCCGCCGTGCCCGACCGGGACAGCCTCCGGGACGCCGCCAAGCGGCTCGGCGGCACGGTCGAGCTGGCGCCGGTCGCCGCCCAGGGGAGTTCCGCTACGCACGATCCGGAACTGCTGGCCGCCGCGTACGACCGTATTTTTCGGATGCATGGAAGGATCGGCCCATGGCGATGA